In Electrophorus electricus isolate fEleEle1 chromosome 12, fEleEle1.pri, whole genome shotgun sequence, a single window of DNA contains:
- the slu7 gene encoding pre-mRNA-splicing factor SLU7: protein MSNEAEKETGQEGVMDLEEPKKMTREDWRKKKELEEQRKLGNAPAEVDEEGKDINPHIPQYIASVPWYIDPSKRPTLKHQRPQAEKQYNFSAIGEWYKRGVQDKPVSTKFRKGACENCGAMTHKKKDCLERPRKVGAKFSGTEIAQDEHQQIQLSLDYDGKRDRWNGYDPDEHMRIVEEYSKVDLAKRTLKAQRLQEELATGKLVDQTEREHNSEDEDEDKYADDIDMPGQNFDSKRRITVRNLRIREDIAKYLRNLDPNSAYYDPKTRAMRENPYSNTGKNPEEVGYAGDNFARYTGDTISMAQTQLFAWEAYERGTDVHLQADPTKLELLHQSYKVKKEDFKGQQKESILEKYGGQQHLEVPPRELLLAQTEDYVEYSRHGAVIKGQEKAIARSKYEEDVLINNHTCIWGSYWKDGIWGYKCCHSLVKQSYCTGEAGKKTTSSCVPFEEGLEDELKEEVPKTLLELHQEKIKEKKKKNKKHKKKGGDSSDEEDDSKKKEKLKKALDAEEYRLKQVAEMMQVDERKRPYHSLKEVREPTEEEMEAFRMKRSRPDDPMASFLSQ from the exons atgtctaaCGAAGCTGAAAAGGAGACGGGTCAGGAAGGGGTGATGGACCTGGAGGAGCCCAAGAAAATGACAAGAGAAGactggaggaagaagaaagagctCGAGGAACAACGAAAATTGGGAAACGCTCCAGCTGAGGTCGACGAAGAGGGAAA GGACATCAACCCTCACATTCCGCAGTATATTGCATCTGTCCCATGGTACATTGATCCCTCAAAGAGACCTACGCTAAAGCATCAAAGACCTCAAGCAGAGAAACAGTACAACTTCTCAGCTATTGGAGAGTGGTATAAGAGGGGTGTTCAGGAT AAACCTGTTAGCACAAAGTTCAGAAAAGGGGCCTGTGAGAATTGTGGTGCCATGACCCATAAGAAGAAGGACTGTCTTGAG CGGCCTAGAAAGGTCGGGGCCAAGTTTTCTGGTACTGAAATTGCCCAAGATGAGCACCAACAGATTCAGCTTTCTCTGGACTATGATGGCAAGAGAGACCGTTGGAATGGCTATGATCCAGACGAACACATGCGCATTGTGGAGGAGTATTCAAAAGTTGACCTG GCCAAACGCACTTTAAAAGCTCAGAGGCTCCAGGAGGAGTTGGCCACAGGCAAGCTGGTGGATCAAACA gagagagagcacaacagtgaggatgaggatgaggataaATACGCGGATGATATCGACATGCCCGGCCAGAACTTTGACTCCAAGAGACGCATCACTGTGAGGAATCTGAGAATCAGGGAGGACATTGCTAAG TACCTCAGAAATCTGGACCCAAATTCAGCTTACTACGACCCAAAGACCCGAGCCATGAGAGAAAACCCTTATTCCAACACTGGCAAAAACCCAGAAGA GGTGGGTTATGCTGGAGACAACTTTGCCCGCTACACTGGGGACACAATCAGCATGGCACAGACACAAC TGTTTGCCTGGGAAGCATACGAGAGGGGCACGGACGTGCACCTGCAGGCTGACCCCACCAAACTTGAGCTGCTGCACCAGTCGTACAAGGTCAAGAAAGAGGACTTCAAGGGCCAGCAAAAAGAAAGCATCCTGGAAAAG tATGGTGGGCAGCAGCATTTGGAGGTGCCTCCACGTGAGCTACTGCTGGCACAGACGGAGGACTATGTGGAGTACTCGCGACACGGTGCGGTCATTAAGGGGCAGGAGAAAGCCATCGCCCGCTCCAAGTACGAGGAAGACGTCCTGATCAACAACCACACT tGTATCTGGGGCTCTTACTGGAAAGATGGCATTTGGGGCTATAAATGCTGCCATTCACTGGTCAAACAGAGTTATTGCACTGGAGAAGCTGGCAAGAAGACAACG AGCTCATGTGTTCCTTTCGAGGAAGGGTTAGAAGATGAGTTGAAAGAGGAGGTGCCAAAGACACTTTTAGAG TTGCACCAAGAAAAgataaaagagaagaagaagaagaataagaaaCATAAGAAGAAGGGTGGTGACAGCAGCGATGAGGAAGATGACTCtaagaagaaagagaaactgAAGAAG GCTCTGGATGCAGAGGAATATCGGCTAAAGCAGGTGGCAGAGATGATGCAGGTGGATGAGAGGAAGAGGCCATACCACAGCCTGAAGGAGGTGCGGGAGCCGAccgaggaggagatggaggccTTCCGTATGAAGCGCAGTCGACCCGATGACCCTATGGCCTCCTTCCTCAGCCAGTGA
- the hbegfa gene encoding heparin-binding EGF-like growth factor a, with the protein MKFSTFALLVYALVAFTLVSSASIDRYEGEKPAQTTVIHLLHTSETQNEKRPAEDSKHVSYQEEEAGEEYDSYEEYELSGDYEIPRVAFSSKPKDPSTVLNAERRETKERRGKGQKKGKGKKRNPCLKKYKDFCIHGTCHYLRKIGPSCICNQGYSGERCHSFSLPVWNRDEGYDRTTALAVVAVVLSSLCLTIIGLLLALRFHKRGTYDVENEEKVKLGTPPHH; encoded by the exons ATGAAGTTTTCAACATTCGCACTTCTCGTTTATGCGCTCG TGGCTTTCACCCTGGTGAGCAGCGCCTCTATAGACAGGTATGAGGGCGAGAAACCTGCACAAACAACCGTGATTCACCTGttacacacatcagagacacagaatgaaaaaagaCCTGCTGAGGACAGCAAGCACGTGAGCTaccaggaggaggaggcgggtGAAGAATATGACAGCTATGAAGAATACGAATTGTCAGGAGATTATGAGATACCTCGAG TCGCATTTTCAAGCAAACCTAAAGATCCGAGTACAGTACTGAATGCAGAGAGGCGTGAAACTaaggagagaaggggaaaggGGCAGAAAAAGGGGAAGGGGAAAAAGAGGAACCCGTGCCTGAAGAAATATAAGGACTTCTGCATTCACGGGACATGCCACTACCTGAGGAAGATCGGCCCCtcgtgcat TTGTAACCAAGGTTATTCCGGAGAGAGATGCCACTCGTTCTCGCTGCCTGTATGGAACCGGGATGAAGGTTACGATCGCACAACGGCGCTGGCTGTGGTCGCTGTTGTTCTCTCCTCGCTCTGTCTCACCATCATTGGACTTCTGTTGGCTCTCAG GTTTCACAAACGAGGCACGTATGACGTAGAGAATGAGGAGAAGGTTAAGCTCGGCACACCCCCACATCACTAA